Proteins from one Fibrobacter sp. genomic window:
- a CDS encoding NADH-quinone oxidoreductase subunit A: MTNVEIFDTTFAMTILVVLALCVPTILLLANWILHPGKIKDTAIKGTSYECGIAHVSGTSNERYPVKYYMVAMLFLVFDLEVAFLYPWTIQFLVGGWELLYVLLGFLVILEAGYCYLMKKGVLNWTKIQD, from the coding sequence ATGACAAACGTTGAAATTTTCGACACTACTTTTGCTATGACCATTTTGGTCGTTTTGGCTCTTTGCGTCCCCACCATCTTGCTCCTCGCTAACTGGATCCTCCACCCGGGCAAGATCAAGGACACCGCTATCAAGGGTACTTCCTACGAATGCGGTATTGCTCACGTTTCCGGTACTTCCAACGAACGTTACCCGGTCAAGTACTACATGGTTGCAATGCTCTTCTTGGTGTTCGACCTTGAAGTTGCCTTCCTCTACCCCTGGACCATTCAGTTCCTGGTCGGCGGTTGGGAACTCCTCTATGTCCTGTTGGGCTTCCTCGTGATTCTCGAAGCCGGTTACTGCTACCTCATGAAGAAGGGTGTGCTGAACTGGACCAAGATTCAGGACTAG
- a CDS encoding histidine phosphatase family protein: protein MNQYVSAKDFFANLSPNARVYLLIRHGERRHITPQDSDGGAHVGLTDKGREQAFVLGSQLPIEGDAVYFSSPVGRCVETAQRIGLGREAAGGPPPAEVQILDPLGDFFVKDFDQYHAVLNEKFYPSICDWIRDGVHPAYHDLHERAEEMRSMMLEKGAARFNIFASHDAWIVPCLAHFCKFDFTPGVWMNFLSGLAIVIGPNGDERIEPVTGLDDGNMFF, encoded by the coding sequence ATGAATCAGTATGTTTCTGCAAAGGATTTTTTTGCGAACCTCTCGCCTAATGCACGGGTTTATTTATTGATCCGCCATGGGGAGCGTCGTCACATTACGCCTCAAGATTCCGATGGTGGCGCCCATGTTGGCCTTACAGACAAAGGAAGAGAACAGGCCTTTGTCTTGGGATCGCAGCTCCCAATCGAAGGAGATGCCGTTTATTTTTCTAGTCCGGTGGGGCGCTGTGTTGAAACGGCTCAAAGGATCGGTCTTGGTCGCGAAGCTGCCGGTGGTCCGCCTCCCGCAGAAGTCCAGATTCTCGATCCGCTGGGCGATTTCTTTGTGAAGGACTTCGACCAGTACCACGCGGTGCTCAACGAAAAGTTCTATCCCAGTATCTGCGATTGGATCCGTGACGGGGTGCATCCGGCATATCACGACCTCCACGAACGTGCCGAAGAGATGCGTTCCATGATGTTGGAAAAGGGGGCGGCCCGCTTCAACATATTTGCCTCCCACGATGCCTGGATTGTTCCCTGTCTTGCCCATTTTTGCAAGTTCGACTTCACCCCGGGAGTGTGGATGAACTTTCTGAGCGGCCTGGCTATTGTGATTGGACCGAATGGCGATGAACGGATTGAGCCTGTAACGGGCTTGGATGATGGCAATATGTTCTTTTAG
- a CDS encoding acetate kinase yields MRVLVLNCGSSSVKFAVIDTVTKEALSSGLVENIGVDGHFKGKGPVDKQDYNFDCPTHAEAVAAVQKYLGDQNLIDGIEAIGHRVVHGGKYIKSEKVTQEVIDYIRSITLFAPLHEPAHATGMECAMKFFPNLPQVAVFDTAFHQTMPRKAFLYGIPYKFYEDDAIRRYGFHGTSHRFVTAEAAAILGKKPEDCCFITAHLGNGSSCSAILNGKCADTTMGFTPLDGLIMGTRSGSIDPAILFFISKKYGYDIDRLDKMVNKESGLLGLSGLSNDMRTLSQAASEGHVGAQIAIETFCYKLAREIGGIAMALPRIDALVFTGGIGENSFLVRKTVMENLKLLGYEIDDDRNMKSGKESGHIISKDGTPTAMVVATNEELLIALDTEAMAK; encoded by the coding sequence ATGCGTGTACTCGTTCTTAACTGCGGCAGCTCTTCTGTAAAGTTCGCTGTCATTGATACTGTTACCAAGGAAGCTCTTTCCAGCGGTCTCGTTGAAAACATTGGCGTTGATGGCCACTTCAAGGGCAAGGGCCCCGTCGACAAGCAGGACTACAACTTCGATTGCCCCACCCATGCTGAAGCAGTTGCTGCCGTCCAGAAATACCTGGGCGACCAGAACCTCATCGACGGCATCGAAGCCATCGGCCATCGCGTAGTGCATGGCGGCAAGTACATCAAGAGCGAAAAGGTTACCCAGGAAGTTATCGACTACATCCGTAGCATCACCTTGTTCGCCCCGCTCCACGAACCGGCTCACGCAACCGGCATGGAATGCGCCATGAAGTTCTTCCCGAACCTCCCCCAGGTGGCAGTGTTCGATACCGCCTTCCATCAGACCATGCCCCGCAAGGCATTCCTCTACGGCATCCCCTACAAGTTCTACGAAGACGACGCCATCCGCCGTTACGGTTTCCACGGCACCAGCCACCGCTTCGTAACCGCAGAAGCTGCTGCAATTCTCGGCAAGAAGCCGGAAGACTGCTGCTTCATTACCGCTCACCTCGGTAACGGCTCCAGCTGCTCCGCCATTCTTAACGGCAAGTGCGCCGACACCACCATGGGTTTCACCCCGCTGGATGGTCTCATCATGGGTACCCGTTCCGGCTCCATCGATCCCGCAATCCTCTTCTTCATCAGCAAGAAGTACGGCTACGATATCGACCGTCTCGACAAGATGGTGAACAAGGAATCTGGTCTTCTCGGTCTCTCCGGCCTTTCCAACGACATGCGCACCTTGAGCCAGGCTGCAAGCGAAGGCCACGTTGGCGCACAGATCGCTATTGAAACCTTCTGCTACAAGCTGGCCCGCGAAATCGGCGGCATCGCCATGGCCCTCCCCCGCATCGACGCTCTCGTCTTCACCGGCGGCATTGGTGAAAACAGCTTCCTGGTCCGTAAGACCGTCATGGAAAACCTCAAGCTCCTCGGCTACGAAATCGATGACGATCGCAACATGAAGAGCGGCAAGGAATCCGGCCACATCATCTCCAAGGATGGCACCCCCACCGCTATGGTTGTTGCCACCAACGAAGAACTGCTCATCGCTCTCGACACCGAAGCAATGGCTAAGTAG
- a CDS encoding phosphatase PAP2 family protein yields MLKRIQSFDEKVSLYWTSRQFSKGVNKFLKFYVRLGDGYLWAAFIAFVIYNVGLDVFWPILGRALCALVAALAIYEIVKLSTKRLRPCEKLSQIKAEVPPLDKYSFPSGHTMNNLAVASAVFYAVPAYGWLMLLLPLTWGLLRVYYGVHWFSDIVCGFVLGIVSFFVGSLIWIPVSSILAGYFPQIPFV; encoded by the coding sequence ATGTTAAAGAGAATTCAGAGTTTTGACGAAAAGGTTTCCCTGTACTGGACCAGTCGCCAGTTTTCCAAGGGTGTGAATAAGTTCCTAAAGTTCTATGTGCGCCTCGGTGACGGTTATCTTTGGGCTGCTTTTATTGCCTTTGTGATTTACAACGTCGGCCTCGATGTGTTCTGGCCTATTCTTGGTAGGGCGCTTTGTGCCTTGGTGGCTGCCCTTGCGATTTATGAAATCGTGAAACTTAGTACCAAACGTTTGCGCCCCTGCGAAAAGCTTTCTCAGATTAAGGCCGAGGTTCCGCCTCTGGACAAATACAGTTTCCCTTCGGGCCATACAATGAATAATTTGGCGGTGGCTTCTGCGGTGTTCTACGCTGTTCCAGCCTACGGTTGGCTCATGCTTTTGCTTCCTTTGACCTGGGGACTCCTGCGAGTCTATTACGGTGTGCACTGGTTTTCAGATATTGTTTGCGGATTCGTTCTAGGTATAGTCAGTTTTTTTGTAGGCAGCTTAATCTGGATTCCTGTTTCTTCTATTCTTGCCGGATATTTTCCGCAGATTCCTTTTGTTTAG
- a CDS encoding phosphatase PAP2 family protein → MLAKIQKIDERISRYWTATFRHCSERTKKILRIYVRLGDGYFWIIVALLLWIHRGWQETLPIMLNAGFAFTIVVTLYELIKLNVKRPRPFSVLPSVKQELPLMDQFSFPSGHTMNNLAVATTVMLALPCYYWFLFLLPLSWGFLRVVFGLHWLSDVIFGIIFGLLCFMVAHYAWIPISGVLADWLPMLSF, encoded by the coding sequence ATGCTAGCGAAAATACAGAAAATAGATGAACGAATTTCTCGTTACTGGACGGCTACCTTTAGGCACTGTTCCGAGAGAACGAAGAAGATTCTTCGTATTTATGTTCGTCTGGGTGACGGTTATTTCTGGATTATTGTTGCGTTGCTTCTTTGGATTCATCGTGGCTGGCAGGAAACACTCCCCATTATGCTGAATGCGGGTTTTGCCTTTACTATTGTGGTGACCCTTTATGAACTGATCAAGCTGAATGTGAAACGCCCTCGCCCGTTCTCGGTGCTTCCTTCTGTGAAACAGGAGCTGCCTTTGATGGACCAGTTCAGCTTTCCCTCTGGCCATACTATGAACAATCTGGCTGTAGCGACAACAGTGATGCTGGCCTTGCCCTGCTATTATTGGTTCTTGTTCCTGCTGCCGCTTTCCTGGGGTTTCCTCCGCGTAGTTTTTGGCTTGCATTGGCTTTCTGATGTAATCTTTGGAATCATTTTTGGTCTTCTGTGTTTTATGGTGGCGCACTATGCCTGGATTCCTATTTCTGGCGTACTGGCGGATTGGCTGCCGATGCTTTCGTTCTAA
- a CDS encoding glycosyl transferase family 2 has translation MNFEKVNVLSQKIEGVLGTVRALKEENAKLKQQLSASQASFQDKAMLLEKANASIVDYKAALNARENEAIAQTQSLNVKEIEIAGLNEKMSEKNKAVDDLKAQIELLNCKVQEKDNKLQQSAGLLQESANRLQEYQARIQEDAAKLDACDKKIQECEARIQDDEGKFQEFSSQLDTLNSQVGSLNQQINDKLVTIANLTEQLNGTNQKIEELNAIIAEKNELLQAQADEIDEAQEKFQQLVSTIENELGTDLPIEQEELSEDMVDDVVEETAAEDVAQESAEEELPTIEVHPASEKKTENSASNKEGSQTSFFRLNWLLDEDPFGVGSK, from the coding sequence ATGAATTTTGAAAAGGTAAATGTACTTTCCCAGAAGATCGAAGGAGTTCTGGGAACAGTTCGCGCCCTTAAAGAAGAAAATGCGAAACTCAAACAGCAGCTGTCTGCTTCCCAGGCTTCCTTCCAGGACAAGGCCATGCTTCTGGAAAAGGCTAACGCAAGCATCGTTGATTACAAGGCTGCTCTTAACGCTCGCGAAAACGAAGCTATTGCACAGACTCAGTCCTTGAACGTCAAGGAAATTGAAATCGCCGGCCTTAACGAAAAGATGTCCGAAAAGAATAAGGCTGTGGATGATCTCAAGGCTCAGATTGAACTTTTGAACTGCAAGGTCCAGGAAAAGGACAATAAGCTCCAGCAGAGCGCAGGCCTCCTCCAGGAAAGTGCAAATCGACTCCAGGAATACCAGGCCCGTATCCAGGAAGATGCTGCAAAGCTTGATGCTTGCGACAAGAAGATCCAGGAATGCGAAGCTCGTATTCAAGATGACGAAGGCAAGTTCCAGGAATTCTCTTCTCAGCTGGACACCTTGAATTCTCAGGTAGGCTCTCTTAACCAGCAGATCAACGACAAGCTGGTGACCATTGCCAACTTGACCGAACAGCTTAACGGCACCAACCAGAAGATCGAAGAACTTAACGCAATTATCGCTGAAAAGAACGAATTGCTCCAGGCACAGGCCGATGAAATCGACGAAGCCCAGGAAAAGTTCCAGCAGCTGGTTTCCACTATCGAAAACGAACTCGGTACCGACCTTCCCATTGAACAGGAAGAACTTTCCGAAGATATGGTGGACGATGTGGTTGAAGAAACTGCCGCAGAAGATGTTGCACAGGAATCTGCCGAAGAGGAACTTCCTACCATTGAAGTCCATCCGGCAAGCGAAAAGAAGACCGAAAACTCTGCGAGCAACAAGGAGGGCTCGCAGACAAGTTTTTTTAGATTGAACTGGCTGCTGGACGAAGATCCATTCGGCGTAGGAAGTAAGTAA
- a CDS encoding Ig-like domain-containing protein yields MNKKVSLLALGLLAGAASAATAVVWSDEGEKVTKEPAYFYTFAYEEGSGAAIDTTNVNGAKVLDFKVPMGKTSAGAGYGFAWQQNATTYKDVAVSLSTYKGVCLVYEAEAPFRVDFKQSTITDDNYYGYELDAAANPKKVFVAFADLTQGWKSATAKTWAVGSQTGVQFSYKNTHANTAKSESNAVILHSFTLGTECVTYAPNVTKGFSGYNGGELSLDEGKLHTMDMKEVFEDADGDDLVITVKIVSESKSVVLVDSAAYDQNSTIKFATASNPKGPATVTLTATDPTKKTATFSFTINTVDTENLPVAKDFEIEVPEDSSYKNGLTAKMNNLKFMGTDADGDTLAFEIVSEPEHGEFTVNTSTGMFTYAPEKDYFGKDYFTYRFYEVKTPTRVSNVGTATIIVTPVNDAPKVTVVTKTFVDEAGDEHDFGDTLTVDEDFEKFSVFIPAENITVTDPDGDDDIVYSAKASGIVNASYSAVDGFYGVEISAIKDANGVAKVTFSAGDHKIAVPSVICYIKVEPVADDPRIKDDSYTIPQDSLFKVAAKNGVLANDENPDDVEVTAVLVVPASNGEVTLAEDGSFTYKSEEGFEGEDAFGYVIAYGDGDTTDMAVVSINVVYRNHAPEIVEGVLDTVGNRLAALKEDFTTVSRYSKAEVLSWFTDDQDAATALTFSVRSDDSLLAPSIASGIISIKAVKDACGDAEVIVTAKDKNGATTDLKIPASISCVNDKPVVVKGDTVYVDADSAFSFVIDLTKYISDPDGEALTYTVTKTSEMLTTEVDGDSLYVTAAEDYKYTMGSVLGIGIKGVDAANLYVMSNIVVKFGKAPSAIKPMIAAPKATWQNAILTNRGVAAIFDMQGRVMWKQKLPVSESDVRNAAAQVQGRKILQVNKQTYTIK; encoded by the coding sequence ATGAACAAAAAAGTTTCTTTGTTGGCACTTGGCCTTTTGGCCGGTGCCGCATCTGCAGCTACGGCTGTTGTTTGGTCCGATGAAGGTGAAAAAGTCACCAAGGAACCGGCGTACTTCTATACATTTGCCTATGAAGAAGGCAGTGGTGCTGCGATTGATACTACGAATGTAAATGGTGCCAAGGTTTTGGATTTTAAGGTTCCCATGGGCAAGACCAGTGCCGGTGCAGGTTATGGTTTTGCATGGCAGCAGAATGCAACCACTTATAAGGATGTGGCTGTATCCCTTTCTACCTATAAGGGTGTTTGCCTGGTTTACGAAGCTGAAGCTCCGTTCCGCGTAGATTTTAAGCAGTCCACCATTACCGATGATAACTACTATGGTTATGAATTGGATGCTGCCGCCAATCCCAAGAAGGTCTTTGTTGCATTTGCAGACTTGACCCAGGGTTGGAAATCTGCCACTGCAAAGACTTGGGCTGTTGGTTCCCAAACAGGTGTCCAGTTCAGCTATAAGAACACCCATGCCAATACAGCAAAGAGTGAATCAAACGCTGTTATCCTCCATAGCTTTACCTTGGGTACAGAATGCGTGACCTACGCTCCGAATGTTACCAAGGGCTTCTCCGGTTACAACGGTGGAGAATTGTCTCTGGATGAAGGCAAACTTCATACCATGGACATGAAGGAAGTCTTTGAGGATGCCGATGGTGATGATTTGGTAATTACCGTAAAAATCGTCAGCGAATCTAAGTCCGTTGTGTTGGTTGATTCTGCCGCTTATGATCAGAATAGCACTATCAAGTTTGCAACTGCCTCGAATCCTAAGGGCCCCGCAACTGTTACCCTGACGGCAACCGATCCCACCAAGAAGACCGCAACCTTCAGCTTCACAATCAATACCGTTGACACCGAAAACCTCCCGGTAGCCAAGGATTTTGAAATCGAAGTTCCCGAAGACTCTTCTTATAAGAACGGTCTTACCGCCAAGATGAACAATTTGAAGTTTATGGGTACTGATGCTGATGGTGACACGCTCGCCTTTGAAATTGTGAGCGAACCGGAACATGGCGAATTCACTGTGAATACTTCCACGGGTATGTTCACCTATGCTCCCGAAAAGGATTACTTCGGCAAGGATTACTTCACCTATCGTTTCTATGAAGTCAAGACTCCGACTCGCGTAAGTAACGTTGGTACCGCTACTATTATTGTTACTCCGGTGAACGACGCTCCCAAGGTGACTGTTGTAACAAAGACCTTTGTTGACGAAGCCGGTGATGAACATGACTTCGGTGACACTCTTACCGTGGATGAAGATTTTGAAAAGTTCTCTGTGTTTATTCCTGCAGAAAACATTACGGTTACCGATCCTGATGGTGACGATGATATCGTCTACTCTGCAAAGGCTTCCGGTATCGTCAATGCAAGCTACTCTGCAGTAGATGGTTTCTACGGTGTTGAAATTTCTGCAATCAAAGATGCTAACGGCGTTGCCAAGGTGACCTTCTCTGCAGGCGACCATAAGATTGCAGTTCCCTCTGTAATCTGCTACATCAAGGTGGAACCTGTTGCAGACGATCCTCGCATAAAGGATGATTCCTACACCATTCCTCAGGACTCCTTGTTTAAGGTGGCTGCAAAGAACGGTGTGCTGGCAAATGACGAAAACCCGGACGATGTCGAAGTTACTGCAGTTCTGGTTGTTCCTGCAAGCAATGGCGAAGTGACTTTGGCCGAAGACGGTTCTTTTACCTACAAGTCTGAAGAGGGTTTTGAAGGTGAAGATGCCTTTGGTTATGTGATTGCCTATGGTGATGGCGATACCACTGATATGGCTGTTGTATCCATCAACGTCGTTTACAGAAATCATGCTCCGGAAATTGTGGAAGGAGTTCTTGATACTGTCGGTAACCGTCTGGCAGCACTCAAGGAAGATTTCACCACCGTTTCTAGATACTCCAAAGCAGAAGTACTGAGCTGGTTTACCGATGACCAGGATGCTGCCACTGCACTGACATTCTCTGTCCGTAGCGATGATAGCCTCCTGGCTCCGTCCATTGCTAGCGGCATTATCTCCATCAAGGCTGTGAAGGATGCTTGCGGTGATGCAGAAGTCATTGTTACTGCAAAGGACAAGAACGGTGCAACCACCGATCTTAAGATTCCTGCATCTATTTCCTGCGTAAATGACAAGCCGGTTGTTGTTAAGGGCGATACCGTCTATGTTGACGCAGACTCTGCATTTAGCTTTGTAATCGATTTGACCAAGTACATCTCTGATCCGGATGGCGAAGCTTTGACCTATACCGTTACAAAAACTTCTGAAATGCTTACTACTGAAGTCGATGGCGACTCTCTGTATGTGACTGCCGCTGAAGATTATAAGTACACTATGGGTTCTGTACTCGGTATCGGTATTAAGGGCGTGGATGCTGCAAACCTCTATGTTATGTCTAACATTGTGGTGAAGTTCGGTAAGGCTCCGTCAGCAATCAAGCCGATGATTGCTGCTCCGAAGGCTACTTGGCAGAATGCAATTCTCACAAACCGCGGCGTGGCTGCAATCTTCGATATGCAGGGTCGCGTGATGTGGAAGCAGAAGCTGCCGGTCAGCGAATCTGATGTTCGCAATGCTGCAGCACAGGTTCAGGGTCGCAAGATCCTCCAGGTGAACAAGCAGACTTATACCATCAAGTAA
- a CDS encoding ATP-binding cassette domain-containing protein, whose translation MPILSAQNILLRLGGSAPLLDGVSFDIEAGDRICLVGRNGEGKSTLLKVLTGEMEYNSGDVVKKTGLRVSRMIQEIPAHIDGTVRDIVMGKVAAGSSAGWTGAKDGSDSEGHHDAAAEAILGKTGIDADAMYDSLSGGQKRRVLFARAVAEDPDLLLLDEPTNHLDIPAIQWLEGIVTRLNCAVMFVSHDRAFVRRTATRIFELDRGRVRSWDFPYDKFVQFRDQALAEEEKANALFDKRLAEEEVWIRKGIQARRTRNEGRVRALIKMRQERAERRTRTGNVSMQITEAERSGRMVARLKNVTYSYADETTGGVSVPLINDFSTEVSRGDRIGIVGPNGSGKTTLLKLILGELQPDVGEIKLGSNLEIAYFDQMRTRLREDKSLVENIGDGQAYVTLNGVKRHVLSYLQDFLFSADRARGPISALSGGERNRLLLACLFSHPSNVLVLDEPTNDLDMETLDLLAELLAEYKGTVLTVSHDRAFLDSVATGIYAIEEDGNIFEAVGGYSDYEANKKMRDKEAAAAAKIAAEKEAARAAASSGASSATSSVASATEPAKKKKRSYNEEREYAALPEKIEKLESEIAARQEELCKPEVCTNAARIVELQKEISDREAELEKAYERFEILDSLG comes from the coding sequence ATGCCCATACTTTCCGCACAGAATATTCTTTTGCGCCTCGGCGGTTCTGCTCCGCTCTTGGATGGTGTTTCCTTTGACATTGAAGCGGGTGACCGTATTTGCCTGGTGGGCCGTAATGGCGAAGGCAAGTCTACTTTGCTTAAGGTTCTTACTGGCGAGATGGAGTACAACTCCGGCGATGTTGTCAAGAAGACTGGGCTTCGCGTAAGCCGCATGATCCAGGAAATCCCTGCCCACATCGATGGCACGGTGCGCGATATCGTGATGGGGAAGGTGGCGGCAGGTAGTTCCGCCGGATGGACTGGAGCCAAGGACGGTTCTGATAGCGAAGGGCATCATGATGCTGCGGCAGAAGCAATCCTCGGCAAGACGGGCATTGATGCGGATGCAATGTATGATAGCCTCAGCGGTGGCCAGAAACGTCGTGTGCTTTTTGCTCGCGCTGTCGCGGAAGATCCGGATTTGCTTTTGCTGGATGAACCGACGAACCATCTTGACATTCCTGCCATCCAGTGGCTGGAAGGTATCGTTACCCGATTGAATTGTGCCGTGATGTTTGTAAGCCATGACCGTGCTTTCGTACGTCGCACTGCAACAAGAATTTTCGAACTGGACCGCGGTCGCGTCCGTAGCTGGGATTTTCCCTATGACAAGTTTGTCCAGTTCCGCGACCAGGCGCTGGCTGAAGAAGAAAAGGCAAACGCCTTGTTCGACAAGCGTCTTGCCGAAGAAGAAGTCTGGATCCGTAAGGGCATCCAGGCTCGCCGCACCCGTAACGAGGGCCGCGTCCGCGCTCTCATCAAGATGCGTCAGGAACGTGCCGAACGTAGAACTCGCACAGGAAACGTTTCCATGCAGATTACCGAGGCGGAACGCTCCGGCCGCATGGTGGCCCGCCTTAAGAACGTTACCTATTCCTACGCCGACGAAACTACCGGCGGCGTCTCAGTGCCCCTTATCAACGATTTTAGCACTGAAGTTTCCCGTGGCGACCGCATTGGTATCGTAGGCCCTAACGGTTCCGGCAAGACAACTCTCCTGAAGTTGATTCTTGGTGAATTGCAGCCCGACGTCGGTGAAATCAAGCTGGGCAGCAATCTTGAAATTGCTTACTTTGACCAGATGCGCACCCGCCTCCGCGAAGACAAGTCCCTGGTGGAAAACATCGGTGATGGTCAGGCTTACGTTACCCTGAATGGAGTCAAACGCCATGTGTTAAGTTATCTGCAAGACTTCCTGTTCTCCGCAGACCGCGCCCGTGGCCCCATCAGCGCCCTTTCCGGTGGTGAACGAAACCGTTTGCTCTTGGCTTGCCTCTTTAGCCATCCCAGCAACGTGCTTGTTCTCGATGAACCTACCAACGACTTGGACATGGAAACCTTGGATCTTTTGGCAGAGCTTCTGGCCGAATACAAGGGTACTGTTTTGACGGTGAGCCATGACCGTGCCTTCCTGGATTCTGTGGCTACGGGAATTTACGCCATCGAGGAAGACGGAAACATCTTTGAAGCCGTTGGTGGTTATTCCGATTACGAAGCCAATAAGAAAATGCGTGACAAGGAAGCCGCTGCAGCTGCAAAGATTGCCGCAGAAAAGGAAGCTGCCCGTGCTGCCGCCAGTTCCGGCGCCTCCTCTGCAACTTCCTCCGTGGCATCCGCAACAGAACCTGCCAAGAAGAAAAAGCGTAGCTATAACGAAGAGCGCGAATACGCCGCCCTTCCCGAAAAAATTGAGAAGCTGGAATCTGAAATCGCCGCCCGCCAGGAAGAACTTTGCAAGCCGGAAGTCTGCACCAATGCGGCCCGCATCGTAGAACTCCAGAAGGAAATTTCTGACCGTGAAGCAGAGCTTGAAAAAGCCTACGAACGATTTGAAATTTTGGACAGTTTGGGTTAA
- a CDS encoding carbohydrate-binding protein: MKKSSTRCFAAMLAMATACSVSAWAGPITTVPWNGHDGAVSFTFDDGYNQLGAIGSYLNANSDVKVTFFITGAMGAGSGNMSDYLNYAKNGHEIGNHSKSHKDMTGGVDLTAETSGWKSSLLSKGAPEVYTFATPFCASNNNVANAISKDHIANRNCAGAKYYGWSSEPEWMNISSNCYTQGGSSTSNAKNNMGTAKSQKAWTVQLNHGVGVNDTYGIATNDMTSIMNEAKNKGLWIAPFGVVAAYYRAHFAIDKASATTTSDGFKVTWTSPHSAMPKSVPLRVNIQNVAGRTVSQKGKVIAPNADGSYTIEFMALELNVTGEPPEIKPFKGAIEIPGTIEGENYDTYAFEHANSGSDTTGYRADDAGIVKAGAGLALGYTTTGDYFEYTLDVKTAGKYKVSVNGATGNNADGSVTVSVGSSKSTVAVAAKGDWNTYSESAGDEIELAAGKQTLRLTINNDNLNVDWIKLASAAVEPPPASSSSVAENPAESSSSGTDAIANTVQWNVGPGMIRCSVFDMNGVLVKSAHVTAGSVGEIWNNVNQGLREGAYVLRFTGAKSTQTARVRK; encoded by the coding sequence ATGAAAAAATCTAGTACTAGATGTTTTGCCGCTATGCTTGCTATGGCGACCGCATGTTCTGTTTCTGCCTGGGCTGGCCCCATTACCACGGTTCCCTGGAATGGCCACGATGGCGCAGTTTCCTTTACTTTTGATGACGGCTATAACCAGCTGGGTGCGATCGGAAGTTACCTCAATGCTAATTCAGATGTGAAGGTTACCTTCTTTATTACCGGAGCCATGGGCGCAGGTAGTGGCAACATGAGCGATTATCTGAATTATGCCAAGAATGGTCACGAAATTGGCAACCATTCCAAGAGCCACAAGGATATGACCGGCGGCGTGGACCTGACTGCCGAAACCAGCGGCTGGAAAAGCAGCCTGCTTTCTAAGGGCGCTCCTGAAGTCTATACATTTGCAACTCCCTTCTGTGCTAGCAACAACAATGTGGCTAATGCCATCAGCAAGGATCACATTGCCAACCGTAACTGCGCCGGTGCCAAGTACTATGGCTGGAGTTCCGAACCGGAATGGATGAACATCAGTTCCAACTGCTACACCCAGGGTGGTTCCAGCACAAGCAACGCCAAGAACAACATGGGTACCGCCAAGAGTCAGAAAGCCTGGACGGTGCAGCTGAACCATGGCGTGGGCGTCAACGACACTTATGGTATCGCCACCAACGACATGACCTCCATTATGAACGAGGCCAAGAATAAGGGATTATGGATTGCTCCTTTCGGTGTGGTGGCTGCTTACTACCGTGCCCACTTCGCCATCGACAAGGCTTCCGCCACTACAACCTCCGATGGTTTCAAAGTCACTTGGACTTCTCCCCATTCCGCCATGCCCAAGTCAGTGCCTCTCCGCGTGAACATCCAGAACGTGGCCGGCCGTACCGTTTCCCAGAAGGGCAAGGTCATCGCTCCGAATGCAGACGGCTCCTACACCATTGAATTCATGGCCCTGGAATTGAATGTGACTGGCGAACCTCCCGAAATCAAACCTTTCAAGGGTGCCATTGAAATCCCGGGAACCATCGAAGGTGAGAACTACGATACCTATGCCTTTGAACATGCCAATAGCGGAAGCGATACCACGGGTTACCGCGCTGACGACGCTGGCATTGTAAAGGCTGGTGCAGGTCTCGCCCTCGGTTATACCACTACAGGCGACTACTTCGAATATACTCTGGATGTTAAGACCGCAGGCAAGTACAAGGTTTCTGTGAATGGAGCTACCGGCAATAACGCCGATGGTTCTGTAACGGTTTCTGTGGGTTCCAGCAAGTCTACGGTGGCTGTGGCTGCCAAGGGCGACTGGAACACTTATTCCGAAAGTGCAGGTGATGAAATTGAACTTGCCGCAGGTAAGCAGACTCTCCGCCTTACCATCAATAACGACAACTTGAACGTGGACTGGATCAAGCTGGCTAGCGCTGCTGTGGAACCCCCGCCGGCATCTTCCAGCTCTGTTGCTGAAAATCCCGCTGAAAGTTCCTCCTCCGGAACAGACGCCATTGCAAATACGGTTCAGTGGAATGTGGGTCCTGGCATGATCAGATGCTCTGTTTTTGACATGAATGGTGTTTTGGTGAAGTCGGCCCATGTAACGGCAGGGTCTGTGGGCGAAATCTGGAACAATGTCAACCAGGGCCTTCGTGAAGGCGCCTATGTTCTTCGATTCACAGGTGCCAAGTCTACTCAAACGGCTCGTGTCCGTAAGTAA